In a genomic window of Rhododendron vialii isolate Sample 1 chromosome 12a, ASM3025357v1:
- the LOC131309631 gene encoding RING-H2 finger protein ATL39-like produces MVTDVFLSALLFCMAIGVLVTIHVCLASRTGAFDNNANAMVVQRSNSRRPNMSLDDIKKLPSFDYKVEEEVERGKSSNQMECAVCLESFKVGEMCRLLPNCQHSYHAHCIDSWLSKTAVCPVCRSDASLVNTGEQSRNSGEAGVDSA; encoded by the coding sequence ATGGTGACGGACGTCTTCCTCTCGGCGCTCTTATTCTGTATGGCTATTGGTGTTTTGGTGACAATTCATGTTTGCTTAGCATCCAGGACGGGGGCTTTTGACAATAATGCAAACGCTATGGTCGTTCAAAGGAGTAACAGCAGAAGACCGAACATGTCTTTAGATGACATCAAGAAACTCCCTTCTTTTGATTATAaagtggaggaggaggtggagagggGAAAGAGTAGTAATCAAATGGAATGTGCTGTTTGTTTGGAGAGCTTCAAGGTGGGGGAAATGTGCAGGTTGCTGCCTAATTGCCAACACAGTTACCATGCTCACTGTATCGATTCATGGTTGTCGAAAACAGCTGTTTGTCCAGTTTGTCGAAGTGATGCAAGTTTAGTGAACACTGGGGAGCAGAGTAGAAATTCAGGAGAAGCCGGAGTTGACTCGGCATAG